The sequence below is a genomic window from Thermoflavifilum sp..
TCATGATCCTACCCAGAATCTCATGCTGGTGAAAGACATCGGCTTGCTGGCCGGCGCCATTTTCCTGGCCAATCAGGCACCAGCAGCACAGAAAAAAGAAAGCTGAGCAAAACGGCTATGCCTGTTGTGATGGAGCTGAAGCAGCCTGGGTTGCTTCAGCTTCTTTTTGCACATCTTCGAGAATATGCTGCAAAACCTGCAGCAACTGGTCGGGTGGTACGACTCCCGAATGCCGCCAGAGTGCCTCCCCCTTGCGGAAAACCATCAGCGTGGGTACGCCCGAAATCTGATACACGCTGGCGACCAATGGCTGTCGATCCACATCCACCTGATGAAACAACACCCGGTCGCCTATCTTATGCTTGACTTCTTCCAGGATGGGCTCCATCATCTTACAGGGCATGCACCAGGTGGCAAAAAAATCGACCAGCACAGGCTTATCATTCCGAATGATTTCCGAAAAAGTAGGCTGTTGATTCGACATCTGTTATGGTTTTAATGAAACAAATTTGTACACAAGAAAGGGTCATCTGGGCACACGACAGGTGCTGATTCCGAGTATCCGGTAAATAGGACAAAAGTTGACCAATGCCGTCAGGAGTAAAATTACCCCTACGATCAACAGGATGATCCCCGCTGTACCCGTAACCGTATGTGTAAAATATAACACACCCAACACAATGGCTAAAACCAGACGGATCAACCGATCGGCTGTGCTGATATTGCGTTTCATGGCTTAAAGTTTTCAACAAAGTAAAGCCATCAAATCCAGAAACTGCGTAACACGGGTTACATTATCCGGCTTGCTGCCCGGGTGTTTGAAGCAAGCGTATACGATTACGGCCCAGTTGCACCACGCCATCATTTTCTAATTGTTTCAGCAGGCGCGAAACAACCACGCGATCCGTACCCAGCTCGTCGGCTAATTGTTGGTGGGTAACCTGTAACTGGGAAGAACCGCTGAGTTCTACTTTTTTATGCAACAAATTCAACAGACGTTCATCCAGTCGTTTAAAACTCACCGCCTCCAGTACATTGAGCACTTCTTCAAATCGGCGGTGATATAATTTGAACATAAATTCAATGAAGCCGTATTCTTCCCGGATCAGGCGCCTGACTTCATCCATGGGAATCAACAGCACTTCCGCATCTTCTTCCACAACGGCTTTAATCTTGCTTTTTTCATCGTGCAACCCACCCAGAAACGACATCACACAGCTTTCTCCAGGCTGGATGTAATAGAGCAAAATTTCCTTTCCCTCTTCATTTTGCCTGAGTACCTTAATAACGCCTGAAAGCACCAGCGGCACACTCCGGATATAACTGCCATCATCCAGCAACACTGTACCGGCAGGCAACAGGCGGATATCGCCGTATTCCATCCATCGAGTAGCCCACTGCTTTTCCATGTATGAGTCATCTGAGCGGTGAAGCCGTAAGTTACAACATCCCGTTCACAACCAGCTATTTCAGGTGTTGCTGAAAAAACACCTTTACCAGCTCCCAGGCCTGTGCAGCCGACACGGGATGATAGCTGGCGCGTGCATCGCAGAAAAAGCCATGATCGGCTCTGGAAAATACCACATTCACATAATCTTTCTGATGGGCATCCAGGGCGCTGGTGATGGCCTGTATTTTATCGGCGGTGATATGCTTATCCTGTCCGCCCCAACAAAGCAGCAGTGGCGCCTGAATCTGGGCTGCTCGATCGAGTAATTGCTCGGCTATACCTCCGCCATAAAAGCACGCAGCAGCGCGCAACGGCAGCACGGAAGCGGCCAGAAACGATACCCTGCCGCCCAGGCAGAATCCAATGGAGAGGAGCTTTTCGGATTGCACACGCGGATGAGCCGACAGCGCTTCGGCCGTAGCGCGAATATCAGCTTCTATGCCCTCAGTCGATAGTGCCTGGATATGCTCTCTGGCAGCCGAAAAATCCGTATAACTGCATACAAACCCGGGTGCCGTTCGGTGATAGAGCTCGGGAGCCATCACCACATAGCCTTCGGCGGCAATACGGCGGGCTACGTCGCGAATATGATCGTTTACACCAAAGGCTTCCTGAAACAACATCACACCCGGTAAGCGGGTCTGGACATCATCCGGATAAGCTTCGTACACATCCATCCGTGTACCATCGGCTACAGAAAGGGAAATCATCTGATGCAAGACTCTGCTCATAGGTTTAATTTTTATGTAGGTGAAACCATTGCATAGCTTTTTGCCGGATCGTTTGCCCGGTAGCACTGGATTTTTCAGATGGGTGAGCCATCAGCCCGGCCGCTGCATCGGGTTTGACATTTTCCGGGCCATTGGTCGCGCCTGATGCGCCGTGTGCCGATAAATGCCTGAGCCATAAAGAGCCCACCAGACAAAATCCACCCATGATGCCCACAGCCCAGGGGGCGCCGAGCTCGCCGCCGATAGCACCGGCCGCCAGACTGCCAAAGGGCATGGTACCCTGCAGGCATACGGTGTAGAAACTCATCACCCTGCCCCTCTTGTCGTCGGTAGTGAAAATCTGCAACAGGGTATTGGTAGTTGCGGTGTGCAGCATCTGCGCAAAGCCGGTTATGGCCATACACAGCAGGGAAAGCCATAACACATGCGAAATTGCAAATACCAGCATACCAGCGGCAAGGGTTATACCCGTGAGCGATACAATCCGCAACATGGTTTGCAGGGTTTTGCGATTGGTTAAATACAAAGCTCCCGTCATAGCTCCCACTCCAGAAGCACTCATCAACAAACCAAATGTCGTGGCCCCGCCGTGTAAGATCTGCTTGGCGAATACCGGTGCAAGCGTCCGCAGGCTGGCATTTACAAAACTCACTATAGCCAGCAAACCCAGCAACCTGGCCATCTGTTCGTGGTGAAATACATAATCGACGCCCTCTTTGAGCTGGTGCAATACTTTCATGCCGTATCCATTTCGCTGTAAACGATCGTACGTGATTTGCATGAGGATGACACAAATCACCACGCAGGCATAGCTAATGGCATTGATGAAAAAACACCATCCCTCTCCCACGCTGGCGATAAGCACACCCGCAACAGAAGGGCCAATGAGCCTGGAAAGGTTGAATAGGGTGGAGTTCAGGGCAATGGCATTCACCAGAGCGGTTTTGTCGCGATTGACCATTTCCACAACAAACGATTGCCTGACGGGAACTTCAAATGCATTAACGGTACCCAGAAACAGGCTTAGGGCGATGATATGCCAGACATTCACTATTTTCCATACCGTCAATAAGCCCAGCACGGCCGCCTGCAACATGGCCAGCGACTCAATGCGTGCCAGGGCTTTTTGTTTATTCCATCTGTCGGCAAACACACCAGCAAAAGGAGCTATGATGAAGATAGGAATTTGCTCACAAAATCCTACAATGCCCAACCATGCTGCAGAGTGCGTGAGTTGATAAGCCAGCCACATCATGGCTATACGCTGGATCCAGGTGCCAATGAGCGATAGCAATTGTCCAATAATGAACAACCGGTAATTGCGATAACGTAACGCCTGTTGTCCATGCCAGTACCACTTTAACCTGATCGCTATATCATGCAACAAACCCATTTTCCCTGCGTTTCATGGCTTTTTAAGCCACTATTCAGTCATGTACCGATGCTGGTAGAGTCAATACCGGTACGGTACTGCGAAACAATACCGCTCTGGTATGCTTCATTTTTAACAAACTTCCGGGCCAGCGCTGCTGTTGCGGAATGATCAGAATCATATCCGCCTGTTGATCGCGCACGAAATCCCTGATTCCGGCAACCACGTGGCGTGATGCCATCCGATGCAAGCTCACCGGTAAATCGGAAAATTGCTCTTGCAGAAATCTACGCCGGGCCTCAAGTTCAGCATCTTCTTCTTTTCTTGCAGACCCTACATACAATACCAGCAGCTCTGCACCTAAAAGCTGCACCACTTTTCGTACACGCTCAAAAAAATCAACTGGTTGAATGGTTGATGAATCGGGCTGTACGGCAGAAAAATCACAGGCAAAAACTATTTTTCGGATACCACGTTCTGCAGGAAATTCCGCACGGGGCGGCACGGTAATCACCGGATAACCGGCATGTTGAGCAATTTCTATGGTATGGCTGCCCAGGAAAATATTGCCCATACCCGATCCCGTGAGCCCTATGGTGATAAAATCAACCTGCGCATGTGCACAAATACGCCGGATATGCTCCAGCAAACCTTCATTGGTGGCTACACATTCAATATGTAAATGCCGATCGACTTCTGTCTTCAGTTCATTTTTCCGCTCTTCCAGCCTTTCCCGGATATAAGTTTTCATGGTATCAAAATGCAGCATGTTCAATTCATATTCCGAAATAGCTGAAGGCGCTTCAAACACATGCAACAGTATCATGCGACCTTCATTGTGAAATTGATGCGCTAAAAGCTTTGCCGCATATTGAGTGGCATGACGGGCGTTTAAGGAAAAATCGGTGGGAGCCAGTATTGTTACCATATGGTCTCGTTAAATACGATAAATGCTATATCAATATACTCATCTTCTGCCATTTCTGCAAGCAGCATTAATGTGCACCAGCGGGCATCATACCGGTACTGCGATTGAATTTTTGCAAATACAGCAATGGTATCATCACCAGAAAAAACAGTCCCACAATCCAGAACACGTCGGCGTACGATAATAAAGCCGTTTGCCGCATTAACTGGCCATCAAGGGCTTGATAGGCCATGCGACTGGCTGTTGAAGCATCATAGCCTCGTGCTTGAAAGCCGTGCACAAAAAGGCCATAGCGTTCGGTAAATGCATTGTTGTACGGGTTGATGTTTTCAATCAACCGATTTCGATGAAAAGCAATCCGA
It includes:
- a CDS encoding universal stress protein; translated protein: MVTILAPTDFSLNARHATQYAAKLLAHQFHNEGRMILLHVFEAPSAISEYELNMLHFDTMKTYIRERLEERKNELKTEVDRHLHIECVATNEGLLEHIRRICAHAQVDFITIGLTGSGMGNIFLGSHTIEIAQHAGYPVITVPPRAEFPAERGIRKIVFACDFSAVQPDSSTIQPVDFFERVRKVVQLLGAELLVLYVGSARKEEDAELEARRRFLQEQFSDLPVSLHRMASRHVVAGIRDFVRDQQADMILIIPQQQRWPGSLLKMKHTRAVLFRSTVPVLTLPASVHD
- a CDS encoding DUF2892 domain-containing protein → MKRNISTADRLIRLVLAIVLGVLYFTHTVTGTAGIILLIVGVILLLTALVNFCPIYRILGISTCRVPR
- a CDS encoding Crp/Fnr family transcriptional regulator gives rise to the protein MEKQWATRWMEYGDIRLLPAGTVLLDDGSYIRSVPLVLSGVIKVLRQNEEGKEILLYYIQPGESCVMSFLGGLHDEKSKIKAVVEEDAEVLLIPMDEVRRLIREEYGFIEFMFKLYHRRFEEVLNVLEAVSFKRLDERLLNLLHKKVELSGSSQLQVTHQQLADELGTDRVVVSRLLKQLENDGVVQLGRNRIRLLQTPGQQAG
- a CDS encoding MFS transporter codes for the protein MGLLHDIAIRLKWYWHGQQALRYRNYRLFIIGQLLSLIGTWIQRIAMMWLAYQLTHSAAWLGIVGFCEQIPIFIIAPFAGVFADRWNKQKALARIESLAMLQAAVLGLLTVWKIVNVWHIIALSLFLGTVNAFEVPVRQSFVVEMVNRDKTALVNAIALNSTLFNLSRLIGPSVAGVLIASVGEGWCFFINAISYACVVICVILMQITYDRLQRNGYGMKVLHQLKEGVDYVFHHEQMARLLGLLAIVSFVNASLRTLAPVFAKQILHGGATTFGLLMSASGVGAMTGALYLTNRKTLQTMLRIVSLTGITLAAGMLVFAISHVLWLSLLCMAITGFAQMLHTATTNTLLQIFTTDDKRGRVMSFYTVCLQGTMPFGSLAAGAIGGELGAPWAVGIMGGFCLVGSLWLRHLSAHGASGATNGPENVKPDAAAGLMAHPSEKSSATGQTIRQKAMQWFHLHKN
- a CDS encoding dienelactone hydrolase family protein — translated: MSRVLHQMISLSVADGTRMDVYEAYPDDVQTRLPGVMLFQEAFGVNDHIRDVARRIAAEGYVVMAPELYHRTAPGFVCSYTDFSAAREHIQALSTEGIEADIRATAEALSAHPRVQSEKLLSIGFCLGGRVSFLAASVLPLRAAACFYGGGIAEQLLDRAAQIQAPLLLCWGGQDKHITADKIQAITSALDAHQKDYVNVVFSRADHGFFCDARASYHPVSAAQAWELVKVFFQQHLK
- the trxA gene encoding thioredoxin, coding for MSNQQPTFSEIIRNDKPVLVDFFATWCMPCKMMEPILEEVKHKIGDRVLFHQVDVDRQPLVASVYQISGVPTLMVFRKGEALWRHSGVVPPDQLLQVLQHILEDVQKEAEATQAASAPSQQA